GAGCTGATCGGTGATTCCACATGGTCCTCCTTTGCACGAATTCGTAGTCACAGCCTACGCGGCGATGGGCACCAGGCCACCACCCTCCCAGGCAAATTCCCCGCCTGCATCAATACGCTGGGACCACCAACGAAGCTCTGGAGGATCCATGAAGTGCCCTACTGATTCAGCGACACTCGTCATGAGCGAGCGCAGCGGCGTCGAGATCGATTACTGCCCCGAGTGCCGGGGCGTCTGGCTCGATCGCGGCGAGCTCGACAAGATCATCGACCGCGCCGAGGCGGAATTTGCCGCGCGCACCCCCGCTGCTGCGGCTCCTGTGGCCCCGGCTGCTCCCGCAGCTCCCCCCGCGCACGCCGCGCCGAGCTACCCGGATCCCCGCTACGCGCAGCAGCAGCCTCAGTACGACAACCGCGGGTACGACAACCGCGGGTACAACCGGCCGAAGAAGAAGGAAAGCTGGTTCAGCGAGCTGTTCGACTAAACCACCCGTCGTCAGCAGGGGCCGATCGCGAAGTTTCGCGCCCCTGCTGACTCCGGCAGCGGGAATGAAAAGTGCCACCATTCCTGCGGGTACGGCTCGAAGCCAGCGGCGAGCATCGCCTCGCGTAACCGGGTGCGATTCTCGAACTGGGCAGCGTCGATCCCTTCCGCCTCGTAGTGAGAGCGCAGATCGAAGAGGTCGAACTCGCCGCCCATATCGAGCGGTTCACCCGAGGCCGAGTCGACGAGGGTGAGGTCGACCGTGCCGCCGAGCGAGTGCTTCGAACGCTCGGCGATGTAACCGAGTTCGAAGAGCTGCGGCTTCTCGAACGTCGGGTAATACTCGGCCCGCGTCGCGTCATCGTCTGTCTGCGCCCAGTCCATGAAGAACTGCACGGCGCGTGTTGGGCGATATGCGTCGAGAACGAGCAGCTCGAGCCCTTGCCCGGCGAGCGACGACTGCACGGCCGCGAGCGCCTCGGCCGCGTCATCGCGCAGCACCGCGGCCGATTCCGATTCGTACCCGTCGACGACCTCGCCGGTGAAGTTGGCGCGGGTGGCGTAGCGCAGCTCGACCGCGATGCTCGGGTCGACGTCGCTGACGTACTCAAAGCCCTCGGGGAGCAGCGGGCAACTTGCGCCAGTCACCGCGTCCGCGCTGCCCTCGGCCGCCTCAGGCGCGACCACCGAACGGGCATGCGTACATCCGGCAAGCATCACCAGCGCCCCGGCGGCGAGTGACGCCGTCACCGCGATCCGCTTCGCGTAGTTCACGCGGTCCCCCAACTTCCCAGCCTGAATCGTCGGCGACAGCCGCCGAGCGATCGATTGACGCCATTCTGGCGCATACCGAGTGCTCGCGCGAAACACCGTCCGCAGAGGTGGGAAAGCTGGCTCAGCGAGCTGTTCGACGAGGCAGTTCCGGGGCGATGGCAGCGTGTACGTTGCCGTCGCCCCGCACTTGCGACATGATCGCGAGCGTCTGCCCGTCGGGGTCGTGGAAGAACGCCATCCACTCCTCGACCCCCGTCTCGTGCTGGTAGATGAGGTGCGGCGCCCCGATGAAGCTCACGCCGCGCTCGGTGAGCAAGGCGTGGGTCGCATGAATGTCGTCCACGCGGAAGTAGATGACCGACTCGCCCCGCACATCGGTTTCACCCTCGCCCGAGGTGAGAAACAGCCGCATACCGCCGAGGTCGAAGAACGCCAGGTCGCCAAACCGGTAGAGCATGGCGAAGCCGAGCACGTCGGAGTACCACTGAACCGCCGCCTCGATGTCACTCACCCGCCGGGAGATTTGCCCGACCGGTCCCATCGTGAACTGATCCATCGCGACCTCGCAATCTGACTCGGTTCCACGGTAGCCGCGTAAGCCGAATGTGACCTCCGTGTTCGGCTACCGAACCTGAGCCGCGCGCTCCTTACTCCAACTCACCAGCGGGTGCAGCAGCGAGATCAGCGCACGCCCGGATGGCGGCACCCCTAGACCTACGTCCTGTCTTTGGGCGAGCGGCCGAGCGGCGGTGCACCGGACGCGTTCGCTGTGCTTAGCTGGTCTCGCACTTCCCGGCGCCAACATCGCGGCGCCGCGATCAGGGTGCGCCGTGACCCGGGGGGCGAGCGAATGCGAAGGACTGGCGCGCACCACCGCGGGCTACCGCCAATGCGTCGATCGCTCGACCGCTCGCTCATTGCGCTCGCGTGCGCGGGGATGCTCTTGGTCCTTGTCTTGGTCGCCGTGACTCCGACTGACTTACCGCTCGCCCCCTTCGTGCTCTTTCCCCTCACGGTCGCGGTGTACCTGGGCGCTGGCCTGCTCGCGTGGCACGGACGCCCCGGCAGCTTGATGGGTCCGCTCATTCTGCTGTCCGGCGCCGCAGTGCTCCTGGTTGGCCTCGGGAACTCCCCGCTGCCCGTGCTCGCGACCGCCGGCACCCTAGCCGCGACCGTGCCCCTCGCCACGTTCATTCACCTCCTACTCGCCTTCCCCACCGGTCGACTGCGCACCCGCGCGGCGCGGGCCACCACCGCTATGGCCTACCTCACCGCCACCTTGCTGCAGGCGCCGGTGCTAGGTGAGTCAGTGCAGGCCGCGGCGGGCGCCATCGTATTCTCGGCCACCGCCCTGCTGCTCATCGTGCGCCTGCGTGCGGCGAGCGGGGCCGAACGCCGCGTCCTCATCCCGCTCTTTTCGTACGGACTCATCGCGACCATTCTGCTCGTCACGTCCGCTCACCTGTTCCCACTGCTGCTCGGCTGGCAGCTCGACCAGGTGGGCACCTTCCAGCTCGTCGTCTTCATGGCGCTGCCTGTGGCATTCTCGCTCGCCGTGCTGCGCGGCGGCGTCGCCCGCACCGGCGAGGTCGAAGAGCTCGGCGAGTGGCTCGAATCTGGGACGACGAACCAGACGGGAATCGCCTCCGCACTCGCGCGGACCTTAGGAGACCCCTCGCTCACCATCTGGTTCTGGGCGCCGCAGCTCAACGCGTTCGTCGACACACAGGGCGACCAGGTTGCCGACCCACACGGGGACGATCAGCGAGGATTCGAGATCGTCCAGCTTGATGGTCGTCGCATCGGCGCCATCAGCTTCGACCGCGCGCTGTCCTCCGAGCCGGAACTCATGAGCACCGCGAGCAGGGTCGTCGCGCTCGCGCTTGACCGCGAGCGGCTCACCGCGCTGTTGCACGCGAGCCGCACCGACCTCCAGCGG
This genomic stretch from Leucobacter sp. CX169 harbors:
- a CDS encoding zf-TFIIB domain-containing protein, which produces MKCPTDSATLVMSERSGVEIDYCPECRGVWLDRGELDKIIDRAEAEFAARTPAAAAPVAPAAPAAPPAHAAPSYPDPRYAQQQPQYDNRGYDNRGYNRPKKKESWFSELFD
- a CDS encoding VOC family protein encodes the protein MDQFTMGPVGQISRRVSDIEAAVQWYSDVLGFAMLYRFGDLAFFDLGGMRLFLTSGEGETDVRGESVIYFRVDDIHATHALLTERGVSFIGAPHLIYQHETGVEEWMAFFHDPDGQTLAIMSQVRGDGNVHAAIAPELPRRTAR
- a CDS encoding ATP-binding protein; protein product: MRRSLDRSLIALACAGMLLVLVLVAVTPTDLPLAPFVLFPLTVAVYLGAGLLAWHGRPGSLMGPLILLSGAAVLLVGLGNSPLPVLATAGTLAATVPLATFIHLLLAFPTGRLRTRAARATTAMAYLTATLLQAPVLGESVQAAAGAIVFSATALLLIVRLRAASGAERRVLIPLFSYGLIATILLVTSAHLFPLLLGWQLDQVGTFQLVVFMALPVAFSLAVLRGGVARTGEVEELGEWLESGTTNQTGIASALARTLGDPSLTIWFWAPQLNAFVDTQGDQVADPHGDDQRGFEIVQLDGRRIGAISFDRALSSEPELMSTASRVVALALDRERLTALLHASRTDLQRSRERLVEVADTERRRIAQDLHDGLQSELVLLGIEAQQMAHAAADDTDFAERAVRLRRDIDRSAAGLRSLVHAVMPAPLIQRGLSAAAEDLVDRMPIPTELHLAVADGELSAAIESTAYFVVAEALTNAVKHSAANSIRVALERSGSTLCIEIRDDGVGGARAGIGAGLTGMAERIDVLGGAMRITSVPGEGTTIRAEVPSD
- a CDS encoding M15 family metallopeptidase; its protein translation is MNYAKRIAVTASLAAGALVMLAGCTHARSVVAPEAAEGSADAVTGASCPLLPEGFEYVSDVDPSIAVELRYATRANFTGEVVDGYESESAAVLRDDAAEALAAVQSSLAGQGLELLVLDAYRPTRAVQFFMDWAQTDDDATRAEYYPTFEKPQLFELGYIAERSKHSLGGTVDLTLVDSASGEPLDMGGEFDLFDLRSHYEAEGIDAAQFENRTRLREAMLAAGFEPYPQEWWHFSFPLPESAGARNFAIGPC